A window of the Equus asinus isolate D_3611 breed Donkey chromosome 20, EquAss-T2T_v2, whole genome shotgun sequence genome harbors these coding sequences:
- the LOC106831708 gene encoding olfactory receptor 51I2-like: MLPSHTCINTSFFQPSAFLMIGIPGLEAVHGCISIPFSAMYTAALTGNGLILLAVRRTPSLHQPMYYFLSILALTDVGLTLSTLPTTLAVLWFDYRLIGFNACLVQMFFLHSFSVVESSVLLAMSFDRFVAISTPLHYAGVLTNNVIIRIGLAIVTRATVSLFPLPFLLKRLNFCPGKILLSHSFCFHADVMKRACADITVNIIYGLYIVLSTIGIDSLLVVLSYTLILHTVMGLASPRERVRALNTCVSHISAVMVFYIPVIGVSMIHRFGRHLPPIVHALVAYVYLMVPPVLNPIIYSVKSKPIRDAMLRVLMRQG; encoded by the coding sequence ATGCTCCCTTCTCATACCTGTATCAACACCTCTTTCTTCCAGCCATCTGCTTTCCTGATGATTGGCATTCCAGGCCTGGAGGCCGTTCATGGCTGCATCTCCATCCCCTTCTCTGCCATGTACACTGCAGCTCTCACTGGAAATGGCCTGATCCTCCTGGCAGTAAGGAGGACTCCCAGCCTGCATCAGCCCATGTACTACTTCCTGTCCATACTGGCTCTCACCGATGTGGGCCTCACCTTGTCCACACTGCCCACTACCCTGGCTGTGCTCTGGTTTGACTATCGGCTCATCGGCTTCAATGCCTGCCTGGTCCAGAtgttcttccttcattccttctctgtGGTGGAGTCCTCGGTGCTCCTGGCCATGTCATTTGACCGCTTTGTGGCCATCTCCACCCCCCTGCACTATGCAGGTGTCCTCACAAATAATGTCATTATCAGGATTGGGCTGGCTATTGTGACTCGAGCCACTGTGTCCCTCTTCCCACTGCCCTTCTTACTAAAGCGGCTGAACTTTTGCCCTGGCAAGATCCTCTTGTCCCATTCATTCTGTTTCCATGCAGATGTCATGAAACGGGCCTGTGCTGACATTACTGTCAACATTATTTATGGGCTGTACATAGTTCTGTCCACAATAGGTATAGACTCCTTACTTGTTGTCCTGTCTTATACCCTTATTCTTCATACAGTGATGGGTCTGGCCTCTCCCAGGGAGCGTGTGCGGGCCCTCAATACTTGTGTTTCTCACATCTCAGCTGTTATGGTTTTCTACATCCCAGTCATAGGAGTGTCCATGATCCACCGTTTTGGGAGGCACCTGCCCCCCATTGTTCATGCTCTTGTTGCCTATGTGTACCTGATGGTGCCCCCTGTGCTCAACCCCATCATCTACAGTGTGAAATCCAAACCCATCAGGGATGCCATGCTCAGAGTGCTAATGAGGCAGGGCTGA